The genomic window TACAGCTTGTTCAGACGACGAAAATGATGATCCTGTTAACCTTCCAGCTGCTAATGAATTTACAGTAACCATAGAAAACATTGCTGAGGGAAAAGATTTCTTTGCTTACGGAAGTACTGGACTAATTACTCCAGGAAACTCAGAAAGCTTCAGTTTTAATGCTGGAAAAGGGCATTATCTGAACTTTGCGACCATGTTTGTTCAGTCTAACGATTTATTCTACGCTCCATCTGATGCTGGTATTGCTCTTTATGATAGTGATGGCAATGCAGTAACAGGAGATATTACTTCTCAATTCTACTATTGGGATGCCGGTACGGAAGTAAATCAAGAGCCCGGTGTGGGTGCTGATCAAGCACCAAGACAGTCAGGTCCAAATACGGGTACTGCGGAAAACGGAACCATTCAACTACTTTCAATGGTAAATGACGGTTACACGTATCCGACACTATCTGATGTCATTAAAGTATCAATTGCTCACGATGGCGGTACTTTGTTTACAGTTACAGTAGAAAATAAATCGAATACAGCTTCTTTGGCAAGTCCTTTTGCTCCGGGATCGTGGGTAGTACACTCAAGCGGTCAATATCCATTATTCAAAGATGGTGCAACGGCAAGTAGTAATTTAGAAGGGTTAGCAGAAGATGGCAACCTGGAAGGTTTCAATACCACTTTAGGCGACAATTCTGGATTGGTTTCTCCTTTTGCTCCTGGTGCTTATTCGGTAGGTAAGACAAATGAATTATTTATGCTAGGTCAAACATCAACAGAAGCTTTAATGGCTTTAGCTGAAGATGGAAATGCTTCCGGTTTTGCTATGCATTTCAATACTCCTGATCAAGGTGATAGCCCTGCCCCAATATTCCCGAATCAATCGTATTCTTTTACTTTCACTGCTGAAGAAGGTGATTATTTATCCCTAGCAACTATGTTAGTACAGTCGAATGATTGGTTTATAGGTTTCGATAACTTGAAATTATACAATGGATCAACACCTTTAACTGGAGACATTACAAATAGCCTAATGGTATTTGATTCTGGAACTGAATTGGATGAATATGCAGGTGCAGGTAACTATCAAGCGCCAAGACAACCTAGTGCTAATTCTGGTATGGACGAGAATGGAGTTGTTAGCATCGAGAACGATTTGAGTTCCAATGTTCCCGATCTTTCGCAAATGGTAAGAGTGACCATCACTGCAAATTAATTTTCCATATAGAATAATAGCAAAAAGGCCGTTTCATAAATATTTGAAATGGCCTTTTCCTTTAATTATCTTCTATAGAGGATGCATATTTTCCAGGAGTCACTCCATAATGATCTTTAAACAACTTACTAAAGTGAGTTCTACTCTTAAAGCCTGTCATGATGATCACATCATTCACAGAGTTTTCTTTATTTAAAAGATAAGCAGCCGCCTTCTTTAGTTTATAGGTTCTGATGATATCCTGAGGCGTAGAATCTGTTAAAGCCTTCACTTTTCTGAAAAACTGACTTCTACTCATATAAAGTTCTTTAGAGAACTCTTCTAAATCGATGTTTTCGTTCGTCAAGTTCTTTTCTAAAAGCTTATATAAACGCTCTAAAAATTCCTTATCGGTATCCGATTGTTCTGTTTTCACTAACGGAAGTGGAACTTCTGATTGAAAACGATCTTGAATCTTCTTCCTATTTTTATAAACACTTTCGAGAGTAGCTACTAAGTGTTTCATATCAAATGGCTTGGTGATGTAAGCATCTGCCCCTACTTCCATACCTTCAATTTTAGCATCAGAAGAAGATTTTGATGTCAACAAAATCACTGGAATATGTCCTGTTTTCACATCATCTTTAATCAGTTTACACAATTCTAAACCATCCATCTCAGGCATGATGATATCACTTAAAACTACATCAGGCCATTCTTTATCCAATGCATTGGCTAGTTCTTGACCATTTTTAAAAGAAGTGACTTTATAAATCTGACCTAAGATATTGACCACGAAGTTTCTCAGATCGATATTATCTTCTGCATAATAGATATGCATATCTTTATTCTGATTCCCCTTCACAATAGAAGAAAGATCAAAACTTTTATCGATCACTCTTTGCTTTTGCTCGTGAGTCTCCGTATCAATAATTTCTTGTTGACGGGTCTCCTCGATTGCTTCCAAACGCTTGGCATTCACAGGCAATTCCACTGAGAATTTTGTTCCTTTCCCGATTTCGCTACTCACCTGAATTTTACCTCCATGTAGTTCAACAATCATTTTAGATAATTCTAAACCAATTCCTGAACCTACAGAATAGACTTCTTTGGTTTCTGATTGATAGAAACGAGTGAATATATTTTTTTGATCTTCTTTTGATATACCTACCCCGGTATCTTCCACAGAAAGAAAAATTGTTCCTTTCTTTACTTTATAATTGATGAAGATAGAATCACCTTCTTTTGTAAACTTAAATGCGTTATTCAATAAGTTATTGATGACTACTTCCAGCTTTTTAGCATCAGCAACCAGCTCTATTTTATTGGCCTCTCCATTCAGAATCAACTTCTTACCCGTATCATTGGCTAACTGATCAAAATCTCTTTTAATATCGCTAATAAAATAAGTGAATTCGAAGCTTTCAGGTGTAAGTTTTAATAGGTTTTGATCTGCTTTCCTCACCTCATGCACTTGTTCCACCAATTGGAACATTTTCTTCGATTGTCTCTGTATCAAATCAATATGTTGGAAAGCATCTTTGTTATTTTCAAACATATTTTTCAACACATTAATTGGTCCATTGATGAGTGTTAGAGGCGTTCTAAATTCGTGAGAAATATTCATGAACATCTTCAAGCGGGCGGCATCTAATTCTTTCAGTTTATTCTTCTCTACATGTTCAATCTGAAGTTTGTACTCTAATGATTTAAATCGGATGATCGCCACCATGATAGCGATAATTAAGATAGCTGCGATAAGAAAATAAATACTTTTAGCCAATTTGGTTTTCCACCAAGCTTGTTTGATGATAATTTTTAGATGCTTTGGTGTTGACCATTCATTTTGAGCATTCGATGTTTGTGCCTCAAAATTGTATTCTCCTGGAGGCAATAAACTATAAGTAGCTAACTTATTATTGGAGGTCGTCACAAACCAAGAGGTTTCTTTGGGTAGCAATCGATACCTCAATCCATGAGTATTGGAGTTACCAAAATGAAGTGAAATCAACTCTATGGAAATCGATCCTTGATCGTGATTTAAAGTGATTTCGTTGGTATCTTCTAATGGTTTTTGTAGTACTTCCTGCTCTCCGATCCCTGCTTTTTGATTATGTATTTTTAGATCACCAAATAATAATTTTGGCGTTTCCTGAGATACATTTACCCTTTCCGGTTGGAAGTAACAGATCCCGTTATTCCCACCAAAGATCATCAAACCACTTTTTAACTTTGTCGAAACCACCTCAAAAGAAGCAGGTACTAAACCATCTTTACTGGTGTAATTGGTAAATGATTTCGTCTTAGTATCAAATTGATTGATCCCTTTATTTGTTGCAATCCATAAATGATTTCTCATATCGAATTGAAAGGTCATCACATCATTATCATCTAAACCATCTTTTTCAGAATAGCGATCAAAACAATACTTTCCTTGTTCTTTTCTTAACTGATTGATGCCGCCTTCTAGCACTCCAATCCAAATTTCTTTATTCGGTAATCTTTGGATACAAGTGACATCATTCCCTGATATCGAACAACTATCGTTAGGGTTATTTGTGAATGAAATAATTCCATCATTATCAATTTCTTCGGGAGTATAATTTAGTTTTATCAAACCATTATTTGATGTACCCAACCAAATACAATCTTCCAATGGATCAGGATAAATCACATTTACATTAAAATTGATGTCATATGGAATATTACCCAATTTTTTTATGGTACTTATACGATTTAATTCTCCATTTTCATCTAATTTCAAACGGTAAAAAGCATCTAAACCTGCCAACCATATATCGCCATATTTGTCTTCTGCAATCGCTCTAGTCCCTTCGTTTGCGAACCATTTAAAATCTTTGTTACTGACTAATTTCCAAGGGGAATTAATGTTCTTTTTCTTAAAGATTCCATTTCGTCTACTGCCTCCCCAAATCTGTCCCCTTTGGTCTTTGAGTACTCTAGTAATTATCTGATTATTGATCGATGGTTGTTCAAATCGCTTGTAAGTACCTTTATCAATATCAAATAACTTATTGAAGTTGGAGTTAAGAGTTACATATACTTCATTATCATCGTAAGCGAAAATGTTTACGACCTGACTAGAAGAATTATCTACCACATTCCCTTTCAAGGCCGAATATTGAAAAGCTCTATTTTCACTTAAAAACTGAAAAACACCTTGATTAAAACTTCCTATCCAACCCCCACTTTTGGTAATCAACAGGCTACTTAGACGGGTAAAATCTTCTGAAAAAGTATATTTAATTAAATGCTGATTGATGTTCTTAAAATACTGAGGATCCGTAATCATGGCTATCTCATTATTTTCTTTCATCAACCATAAAATACCTTCTGGACTTAATTGAACTTTAGAGTAATATTGTTCTTTTAAAATGGTATTCACCCACTCTAATTTCCTAGTTTCTTGGTCGTATCTAAAGATATATAACGATTTATAACTCAGGACATAAATATTTTTATAACCATCAAAAGTAGCGTCTACAGTATAATTCACATATTCATCACCTACTAATTGATAATCACCACTTTTAAGATTTAATAAGTAAAGTCCATTATTAGTGGTAATTAACACATCATCTTTACCTAAAGAGGTAATATTACTCGCAATTAATTTTTGATTTAGAATCGATGTCGGTTTCCATTCTTTAAGGACTGAATAATTGTATTTATCAAGTAAAATCACCTCTGCGCTTCTTGTTAAGCAGGCGATGTAATTACTCGTTTCAGAAAAATCTTGAATATAAAAGTTAGAAATTGATGTTTTTGATTCTTCTTTCTCTAAAATACTTGAAAAAGAATCCAACTGATGGTAATAAATAGAAATGCCTTTTTCTGTTCCAATAAGGAGATTATTTGATTCATCTTTAAACAACTTTGTAATTCTATTACTTACTAAACCTGGATAATCTTGTTCGTAGTAAGTTTTAAATTCATAACCATCATATTTATTCAATCCTTTAAATGTACCTACCCAAATCAATCCAGAAGCATCTTCTTCCAATGCAGTCACGCCAAAATGAGACAATCCCTCATTATAGGTGATGTGCTTCGTAATGTTAATACCAAGGTGATTTGTCTGTCCAAATCCAATTGAACTGATAAAGAAAAATAAGACTAAAAATAAAGCCGTAAATCGACGGATATTAAGTTGATAATCAATAATCACTATTAGGGTAGTTATGTAGTTAACCTGAATTCGTTGTCGATAAATATAAAAATCAAAACAAAAAAAAGATATCTAAATGAATGCAGTTTCATCAATATTAACGAAAACCAAGCATAATTTATCTACTATCAGTAAAAAATGGAATAGGACTATTTTTTACCATAATCTTGTTAAAATTGAGGAACAATATAATAAAATCACCTAATAAATTGCGACTAAATAAAACAAAAAGTTGGTCGAAAGTATCAATGGTATGTATAAAAAATATTTAGTGGCGGTGGGTTTCATGTTTGGATGCAGTCAAGTACCTGTAAAAAACGAACAAGCTCAACTTTTAAATAAAAATACGAATACGCTTTTACCCTTAACATTATCACAAAATGAAGAAGATAAATGGACTTTGATATCCGAATTAAGTGATGAGTTTGATAACAGTGTATTGGATTCCAATAAATGGTTTATTCAAGGAAAGAACAATGAATATCATTTATGGAAAGGAAGTGCCCCTGCCCAATTTAATGGAAGCAATACTTACCTTGATAATGGTAAGTTAGTTATAGAAACAAAATGGGAACCTCAATTCGATTTTTCTCAAGAAAAATTTAATGGTAGATCCTATGAGAACGTCACTACAGGCGGAATAGTAAGTAAAAATAAATTTCTATATGGATATATGGAAATTAAATCGAAAGCGGCTCTTTCCACAGTAAGTAGTTCATTTGGAGGTAGAAACAAATACTCTGAATTTGAATTATTCGAACAAGTGGGTGCTCCAAAGTTTTATAAAAAGAGATCTGACAAACATTACAATATGTCGATCTACAGTTTAGAAAACAGCAACGATTTAAACAAAAAGAAGATATTTAATTATCCATTAGAGGCCACAGATAGCATCAGTAAATTTCATGTGTATGGCTGTGAGTGGGATGAGAATGGAATTAAATATTTTGTCGATGGACAATTGATTTTTGAAGCGGATTATGATGATTTAGGCAACAAAAATCTTCTGACAGAACCTATAGAAATATGGGCTAATGCAGAAACTGTCCCTTATTTTGGTTTGCCTTCTGAAAGCGATCTACCTTCATTTTATGAGATCGAGTATATCAGAGTTTGGCAAAAGAAAGAATTGTAATCACCTATTTATGATTAGTCATAGAATCAAATACATATAGTTAGTAATAATAGAATCATTTCATTTCAAAAAGATTTAGACGTAAGTGTCTAAGAAGATTAAAAAAAGGCATCCAAATTGGATGCCTTTTTTTGTTGTATGGTATTTGAAATTTATTGCTATGGTTATAAACTTGAAGTACACATCATAATGCTATTTTTGCTGTATTACCTTCCCATCCTCTATTGAACTGTTCCATTAATTCAGAAACCAATTCTGGATTTTGCTCGGCAATATTCACTGTTTCTTTAGGATCTTTCTCGTGATCGTATAATTCGATAAAAATCGGTTCTGCTGTTGTGTCTCTACGATCTCTCCACACGACAAAATTGTAGCGTTGTGTCTTCATAGAATAGCCCATGAGGTAGTTTTCGAAAAATTCTCTATCCCACTTATCACCCATCACATTAATGATTCTTTCTTCCACATCTTCGATTAATGGACCGAAATACGACTCACGCATTCCTTTTGATAACGGATTTGCTGCCCACTCTCTTAAAGCTGGCGTTGGGAAAAGGGAAAAAGCTGCAGACTTCCATTCCATTGTTGGATTTTCTAACAATGGAGCGAAGGATTGTCCTTCTAAATGCGACGGTTTTTCTAAACCTGCTAAATCACACAATGTAGGGTACATATCCACCAATTCTACCAAAGCATCGGACTTCATGCCTCTGCTTTTATCATTTTGATTGGGCGTCCAAACCACTAACGGTACTCGTGTAGATATATCGTAATTTGTTGCTTTTGCCCATATGCCCATTTCCCCTAAGTGGTAACCATGATCAGACCAAAGCATCACGATAGTATTGTCCAACATGTCTTTTTCTTCCAATGCCTTCAATACTTTACCAACTTGTGCATCGATATAACTAGCGGTGGCTAAATAACCATGCTTAAGTGTGCGTGCTAAACTATCGGGAAATGCTCCGTATTTTGGAATATTCGAACGTACTCTCATTTCGAAAGACGCATGCAATCCCATTGGTGCTCCGTTTAATGGACCTGTATGTTGATTGGATAAAGTGATTTTATCCTCATCATAAAGGTCCCAATATTTTTTTGGTGCTAAAAAGTCTAAGTGAGCCGCCACAAAACCTAATCCCAAGAAGAGAGGTTTATCGCCATCTTTGTGCTTTTTGATGATGTCGACAGCCATATCAGTATTTACTCCATCGATATAAGCGTTGTCTTCTACATCAACACACTCATAGGCTGGACCCATGCCTAAACCATGTTGTTTTTTGTATTTCTTCAACATCTTTGCCTTGTTTTCTGCAAAGATCTTTTTGTTGTCCGGATCCACGTATTGCTCTACCAACGTTTTCACTTCGTAGGGTAAACTTGCATAATCAGGCTCTTTCGACCATGACCTTCCCGGATCGTTGTATTTTCCATGATACACTTTACCACAATTGATGGTCTCATAACCATTGTTTTTGAAGTGTTCAGGTAGCGTTAAAATGTCTGGGTTTTCGTCTCTAAAATAAGTGTAATTCTCTATTACGTTAATCGTTTCTGGACGAGCCCCTGTCATTAAACTAGCTCTTGATGGACTACAGATGGCTTGTTGACAATAGGCCTTATTGAATTGTAATCCTTGACTCGCCAATCGGTCGATGTTTGGAGTAATGGCTAATTTAGAACCATACGTTCCCATTTCTGGTCGAAGATCATCGAATGAAATAAAGATGACGTTTGGCTTTTCTAATTTGTTAGATTTTTTGCTTGCTACTTTTTCATTACAAGAAAAAATAGAGAAGAGTAAGCAAGGAATTAATATGAATTTATATTTCATTTATATTTTCATTATAAAATTCCCGCAGTGACGGTGCATTGCAACGACACTACAAGAATATATTTCTACACTTCTTGGGGAACAGTAGAGTAGTATGCATTTGCTATGGCTTCGAAGTGTGCTTTCAATTCATCCGCTTTATCTTCTGCCATCAAATGTTTAGGGAATAAAGATCCTCCCATACCTACACCGTATGCTCCTCCTTTAAAAAATTCGGCGATGTTTTCTACACCAACACCTCCTGTAGGAAGTAATTCAATTTCGTTTAATGGTGCTTTCACATCTTTCATATACCCTACTTTAAACTGAGTATAAGGGAAGATTTTAACTGCTGTTGCACCTGCCTTCCACGCTTTATAGATTTCTGTAGGCGAAAATGATCCAGGGAATACCGGAACATCTAAAGACTTACATTTACGAATAACTTCTTCGTCCAAGATAGGTGTTACAATAAATTGAGAGCCTGCCGCTAATGCTTTTTCAAGATCATTTAAATCGCAAACTGTACCTGCACCTACATTAATTTCAGGATATTTTTCGGCCACATAAGCAATCAAATCTGTCGCTCCTTCCGAGTTCATTGTGATTTCTAATGTGGTGAATCCTGCACCAATGTATAATGGAACGATTCTGTCGATCGTCTGTTTGTCAATTCCTCTAAGGATACCTACAACTGGTAATGCTCTAAACTTCTGCGCTGAAAAAGTACTCATTTTCTATATAATTTTTTAAGATTAATTTCTGACCGTTTATCAATGAGTATTCTAGAACTCCGTCTTCAAAAGTTTGGAAATCTACCCCTTCTAAAACCTTCAGTGCCTCGGTATACAATAGTGATAATACACCCGAAGCTGCCATCTTAATCGGTAGTTTCTGATCTTTCAAATAAGAAAGTTCATCCCCAATCAATAAACCGCTCAAAAGGTAGAAGTTTGATGTTTTAATTTCTTCCTCAATTTTACCCAAAGCTGACTGATTCTGCACTTGTTTAGCCCGAATGGAAAATAAAGAGCTTGTTAGCCACCCATTGATGCCTTTTCGAACACCTTCAACGAAGGATTTCTTGGCTTCATCGGTAAAATCGACCTTCTGAATAGAGTCTTTCAATATGCTTTGTGAAGAAATCAACTCGAACAATTCGCCCGTCATAAACGTCCTGAATGTTTGATATTGTCCCTCACTAAAAAGTAAATGCTTACTGTGGGTTCCCGGAAGTAAGAGATAACAATCCTCCTCTAAAAATTCTGTCATTCCTAACGCTTGCACCTCTTCTCCTCTCATGACGTCTTCTGTTGTTTTCACTCCAGAAATCAATAAAAGATCGATGTTTTCCGTTAGTTGTAACTTTTCAATATTTAGAGATTCATTCTCAAAAGGAACTTCTGAATAGGATAATTCTTTAAGCCCAATCGATGAAGTAATCATACCACAAGCGACAATTACTATTTGCTCTGTTAAATCTGTTACTTTAGTAAGTTGCGAAATCAGATACTTCGAAAAATAAGCTTGCTGATCTTCACTTTCACTTGATAGAAACTGTTGATACAACTTCTTCACTCCCATCTCCGTTTTGTGTTCTTTGATCACTTCCAAAGTATCAAAATCAATCAAACGGATGCGGAAATTGGAGGTCCCCCAATCACAACTTACAAAATGTTTTGGCTGTTTCATCTACTGTTATTTACTTGAAATGTCAGTGATAAATGAATGTGGTTTGTATATCTACCGAGTAGCGATAGGTTGAAACCTATCGTTAAGGATATGAGTTGATTTCTAGTGTGTTGCAAGAACTTTTTTATTTCTTGAAACAGACTTTTCAATCATTTTTTAAGAGAGGTTGAAACCTCTCTTATTGGACCACACTATCTTCATTTACAACTTTCTAGAGATACGCTTCAGCACCAAATAGTCATCCAAAGCGAACTTCGAACAGTCCATACTAATACCACTGTTTTTCACTCCTAAGTGAGGCAAGTTGATATCGTATTTCACACCGTTTTGTTGTACTTCACCAAATTCCAACGACATCGCTACTGTCTCCAATAACTCCTCGTCTTCTGTGAATACGTAAGAAGCTAAACCAGCAGTAGAATCATTCGATAGCTCAATCACTTCCTCCAACAAGTTGAATTTCATTACTACGCAAACGGGACCGAAGACCTCATGCTGAAGGATACCTGCCTGACGGTTTTCCATCTCGATCACTGTTGGAGCAAAGTAATTTCCTTCACCTTCGATCTTATGTCCACCTGCTAGGATCTTTCCTCCTTCTCTCACACACTCATCTACAAAGTGTTGTACGGATTTCACTTGTGCTTTATTGGCAAGCGGTCCCATATTGATACCTTCTTCCTGGAAGAATCCTAGTTTTGCTGTCTTTGCACTATCAGTTAGTCTGGTGATGAATTCATCATATACTCCTTCCTGAATGAAGAATCTGTTTGGTGCTACGCAAACCTGACCTGCGTTTCCTCCAAACTTGATGGCATTGGTGATGCCCAAAGCATCTTCCATATTGCCATCGTTGAACAGAATAAATGGAGCATTACCTCCACATTCCATAGAGTATCGTTTAATCGATGTTTTCACCGATTGTTCTATTAGTTTTTGGGCAGTAAAAGTAGAGCCAATCATCGTAATTAAACGAGGTATTGTACTTTCACACAATGGGATTCCCACATTTTTACGGTCACCACAAAGTACTGTAATTACACCTTTAGGGAAACCTACCTCGTGGGCTAGTTCTGCTATAATTAATGAGGAAATGGTCGATGATTCTGATGCTTTGATCACGATCGAACATCCTGTAACCAATGCCGGACCTAGTTTAAAACCAAGGTTCAACAATGGGAAGTTCCAAGCGAGGAAAGCTGCTACAACACCCAATGGTTGATACACCATTCTATGGGAGTGAGTGCCCGCACGGTCATCGATAGTAAAGTTCTCCTTGATTCTCATTTCATGGGCATAGAATTCTAAGGAATCCGTAATACTCTGAAGGTCTTCTCCTGTTGCCTCCCAAGTTTTACCCATTTCATGACAAACTGCTTCTCTTAGACGATCGCCGTTCTCCAGCATCTTCTCACGAAGTTGAAGTACTTTTTCTAAACGCTCCTCTAAGGGAGTATTCGACCATACTTTGAAACCCGCTTCTGCAGCATCCAAAGCACGAAGCGTGTCTTCTTTTGTCGCTTGAGCGATTTCACATATTGGCTGATTGTCGTGTGGACATAAAGCCATAAATGTATCACGGTTGGAGCCGTCTACAAACGCTCCGTCGATATATAATTTTTTGCTTCCGAATTTAAGCAAACTCTTTTCTACTGTCGATTGCATATTTTTCTAGGAATTCTTCGTTTACTTCTACACCTAAACCTGGAGTGTTAGGTACTTTTATTTCACCATTGATCACTTCGATGCTTGGTACCGTTACATCGTCTCTCAATGGATTTTCTGTGCGATCCAATTCAATCATTGGTGCGTCCATGTACATTCTGCCTGGGTTTTTATCTAGGTTACCCACAAAATGCACGGCAGCACTGATCGCAATCCATGTTCCCCATGAATGAGGTACAATATCTTTATGGTAAGCTGATGCCAAAGCCGCAATACGTTTTGCTTCTGTCAGACCACCTGTGGCTGCAATATCAGGTTGGGCAATATCCACACAATCGTTATCAAACAGTCGTTTGAAACCGTGTTTATGATATTCACACTCACCACCAGCAATTGGAATTGTCGTGTTCTCCTTTAGCTTTTTATAACCGTTGTAGTCT from Flammeovirga yaeyamensis includes these protein-coding regions:
- a CDS encoding aldehyde dehydrogenase family protein; the encoded protein is MQSTVEKSLLKFGSKKLYIDGAFVDGSNRDTFMALCPHDNQPICEIAQATKEDTLRALDAAEAGFKVWSNTPLEERLEKVLQLREKMLENGDRLREAVCHEMGKTWEATGEDLQSITDSLEFYAHEMRIKENFTIDDRAGTHSHRMVYQPLGVVAAFLAWNFPLLNLGFKLGPALVTGCSIVIKASESSTISSLIIAELAHEVGFPKGVITVLCGDRKNVGIPLCESTIPRLITMIGSTFTAQKLIEQSVKTSIKRYSMECGGNAPFILFNDGNMEDALGITNAIKFGGNAGQVCVAPNRFFIQEGVYDEFITRLTDSAKTAKLGFFQEEGINMGPLANKAQVKSVQHFVDECVREGGKILAGGHKIEGEGNYFAPTVIEMENRQAGILQHEVFGPVCVVMKFNLLEEVIELSNDSTAGLASYVFTEDEELLETVAMSLEFGEVQQNGVKYDINLPHLGVKNSGISMDCSKFALDDYLVLKRISRKL